GAGCAGCCAAATTTCCACAAAAAAGTAGCAGTGTCTTTTGAAGCAAAATACACTCGCACTCAAATGAAATTTTCATATCTCTTCCTATAAATTTTTGCTCAATTTTAGCCTAAATAATCAAAAATTTGTATAAACACTAAAGGATTTTAAAATTTTACCGATGTAGAAGCTAACGTAAGTTTTAAGGAGTAAAACTATGGAAATCTTTAAGGCAGCAGCAAATCAGGTACTAGATACAAGCATGAGCACATCCGCTCAGCGTCAAATAGACAGCAGACCTATCGAGCATTCTGATGTTAAATTAAGTGCTGATAAAAATAACGAAACAAAAGACATTAACGAGCTAGACGGACTTAGCAACGAAGAGCTTGCCAAAAGAACAAGAGAGGTCACTGACAGACTAAACTATCAAATGCAGCAACTCGATACTAATGTAAGATTTGCTTACAACGAGAAGCTAAATTTAATGGTCGTGCAAGTAAAAGATGCTAAAACTGGCGAAGAGATAACACAACTTCCAAGCAAAGAAGCTATAAGAATAAGCGAGTATTTCAAAGAAAGCATCGGAATACTTTTTGACAAGGAGAGTTAAAAATGGCAGTAGGTAACGTAACAAATTTAGGAATCGGTACAAAAAATAGCGGACTAAATGATGATCTTATCAAGAAATTAAAAGAAGCAGATGAAGCAGGACAGATCAAGCCTTTAACAAAAAGGCTAGAAAGAAATGACCTAAAGCAAAAAGACCTTGCAGCGCTAAAAACTCTAGTTAGCAACGTAAACGTAAGTGGCAAAACGCTTGGCGGAGAGGCACTTTATCTAAAAAGAACTACAAATAACGCTGGTAAAAGCGTAACAGCCTCAGCAGCAAATGGCGTTAGCGTGCAAAATTTTAGTATCGATGTGCAAAAACTTGCTCAAAAAGATACATTTCAAAGCTCAAATTTCAAAAACGCTTCAAACTTAGTAGGTGCGGCAAGCAACGGCTCTTTTGACGTTGAGATCGATGGACAAAAATTTTCTATTAGCGTAACTAGATCAACCACATATCAAGATATTGTAGACAAGATAAATGATATTAGTCGTGGTAAATTGCAAGCTAGAATTTTAAATGTTGGCGGAGATAAGCCAAATCAAATCATGCTTCAATCAGGCAACACTGGTGCTACGCAGACTATTAAATTTTCAAATGATACGGCTGGTGTTTTAGATAAGCTTGGCTGGGATAGTACGCAGTTTCAAGATAAAGATGCAAATGGTACTCTACTAACAAATCCTGATGGCACACCAAAGATGACATCAAATTTTGAAAAAAATAGAATTTTAAAGGCACAAGATGCGGAATTTACATATAACGGAGTAAATGTAAAAAGAAGCAAAAATACCTTCAACGACTTAAGGCCGGGAATTTCTATTACATTAAATGAAACTGGTAAAACAAACGTGAGCGTCTCTCAGGATACAAAAGAGGTAATAAAAGCGGTTGAAGAATTTATCAAAGACTACAACCTAATGACCATGAACCTTGGCATAGCTACAAAATATGACGAGGAAAAAGGAGCTGGCACTTTCCAAGGCGTTAGCGAAATTTCAAGTTTAAGATCAAACATTGGTCGTCTTGTAAATGGACAAGATAGCGAAGGTAAAGCATTAAGTAAATATGGCATAGTGCCTGATAAAGACGGACAACTTCAGCTTGATCTAAATAAACTAAATGCAGCTCTTAGCAAAGATCCTGAAGAGATTCAGAAATTTTTCATGGGATCAAGCAAGATCGAGCCAATAAGCTATATGGGAGCATCGACTGTTAGCGCTGGGGCATTAGATATAAAAGCTGGTGATCTTACGATAAACGGCAAGTCAGTTACATTCTCAACTACTGCTACTGCCACAGCTGAAGAGAACGCACTAAAACTTCAACAAGCCATAAATGACGCTGGCATAACTGGAGTTACAGCCAGTCTTGATAACAGTGGCAAAAGAATCGTCTTAAAAAGAAGCGATGGCGAAAATATCGAGGTAAAAGGTAAAAATTCAGCCTTAACAGCTCTAGGTATGAATGAAGCAACTGTAAATTCAGTAACTAAAAAAACAGATGGGCTATTTACAAAGCTAGCTAAAATGCTTGATGGTGTCGTTGGTAAAAAAGGCACAATGATCGCTATGCAAAATCAGCTAAAAGACGAAAACGAGTCGATCACAAAAAATAAAGAGAGCACACAAAAGCTTTTAGATGAGAAATATACAACAATGCAAGAGCGCTTTATAAAGTACAACGCTATCATCGCAAGCTTAGAAAATCAGTTCTCAACACTAAAATCAATAATAGATGCAGAGATAAATAGTAGAAAATAAGAGAGAAAGATGAATCAAAGTGCATATAGTGCATACGCACAGTCTAGTTTTGGGGGCATAGAGTCCCCAACTAAATTAATAGAAATGCTTTATGACGGAATTTTAAAATTTATATTTCGTACCAAAAAGGCGATAGAAGCTGGAGATATAGAGAAAAAAGTTTATTATATTAATAGGACAAACGCTATTTTTGTTGAGCTTTTAAATTCACTTGATTATTCTCAAGGCGACGTAGCCCACTATCTTAGCGGCCTTTATACAAGACAGATGCAGCTTCTTGCTATGGCAAATATACAAAATGATGTCGCAGCTTTAAACGAAGTAACCAATGTCGTAAAGCAACTATCTGAAGCATGGAGAGAGGTAACTTCAGGTGAATAGTTGGATTAATGAGTTTAAATTAGCATTGATAAACGAAGATACAGGCAAGATAGCTGCTTTATCACAAAATTTTAGTGAGGATATGTTTACAAACCTAGCTTCAGCACAAGAAGCACAAGCACTAATTGGCGGTGCAATAGAGCTTTTAAAAAGCAAGTCTTCGCACATCCAAAATGAGCTTATAAAACTACAAAAAGCTCAAAAATACGTAGCAAACTAATCAATTTTTATAAATTTAAAGGCACGGCGTTAAGCCGAGTTCTGTCTTGAGCGATCATTTATCTACGCTTGCTTTTACAAACAAACTCTAGCGAAGGGTTTTAATATAAGACCAAAACCATCCCTTCTTGCTGCAGGTTGGGTTTATATGGCCACGCAAGTTACCAAGCGTGCCGGTGGGCTCTTACCCCACCGTTTCACCTTTACCGCCGAAGCGGAAGTCTGCTTTCTGTTACACTATCCCTTAGGTTTCCCTAGCCATCCGTTAGATGGAACCTTGTCTTATCGCAGCTCGGACTTTCCTCTTTTGCAAAAACAAAAGCGATCGCTTACCGTGCCAGAGCGAAATTATAGCGGCTTTGGCTTAAATTTCTAGTTTTTTAAAACTTTAAACTTTATATTCTTTTATTTAAAAGGTAAATTTGCAGGCAGATAGAATGCTTTGAGTAAATATTTAGCGTATGTTTTATTAAAAATTTATCTCAAAGCGCGATAAACTCAGCATTGTCTATAGGTCGTAAATCGTACAAGTTCCCAAATTTCTCCATTATCTCGCGCGTAGCCTCCGTAAAAGGCTCGCAACCAAAGTGCGGCACGACGCAAAAATCAACCAAATTTAACCCCGCAAAATCGCTCATTTTTGCGCTATTTTCATCCATTAGCGTAGCATATTTCGTATCTGGAGCCGCCGCTATCGCTCCCGCCGACTCACCGATATAAATTTTGCCCGCTTTGATTGCATTTTTTATAGCTTGCCATACGCGCGATTTTCGCAGCTCGTTAAGCAGATAAAACGTATTTCCGCCGCTAACGTAAATGATGTCGCACTGACTAATAGTAGATAAAATTTTATCTTCACAAGATGGCTCATCTTGGCTAGATACTAGCGCTGCCGAATCCTTGGCGCAAGAGACGTCAAGGTGTCTTAGCTTCGCACCAAAATTTTCTAAAATCTCCGCCGCTTCGCCGACGTAGAAATTTACCTCTTCAAATTTGGCCGCAGTATCTATAAAAACAATATCTTTGCCTTGAAAATTTACCACTTCATTAATCTTGCTCGCAACCTCCGCAAAGTAAGAGCAAAGAAAAATATTTGCCATTTTTAATCCTTTTAAAATATAAATTTGCAAACCCATTATATCCAAACGAGCCTAGAAACACTTGTGTTTCGCGTCGCCAGCGCATCTTGCTTTACGGGTAAAATTTAGCGATTTTAGGATAAGGATCTTGGTGCAAAAATTTGATAAATTTAGCCACAAATTTAAATTTCAAACAATAAAGTAAAGTATTTTTGTACCGCTTGGCTCACAGCTTTTAAAGAGCGTCAGGCGAGGTGAATTTTGATTTGTGAAATTTAAACTTGAAAGTTAAGGCGAAGTTTTGCGAGATGGTTTTAAATGTTTTATGTGCCACTATGCTCGTAGCTAAACAAAAGAAGTAAAATTCGTCCAAAAATAAGGCATACAGCCTATCGCAGAGCAAAATTTATACTCTGCTTGCAGTTACCAGCATAGACGCAAAATTCATTTAAAAGCGCTCGCAAGATGAGCCGCCGCCCTACTCAAAGATATTTTTATGCAAGATTTCTTCTAGCACCACCGTCGCGTAGCTTCCTTTTTGTAGAGTAAAATTTATCGTAAAGTGCGCCTTTTCCTCGTTATATTTGTAGCTTGCATCCTCCAAATAACACCACGCAAAGCGCCTAGATCCCGTCATTTTAGCTTTGTATTCATTTGCCTGCGCAAAAATTTGATCCTCGACCATTCTCGCCGCACCCTGCGCCTCATACGCCTTCGCGCCCGCGATCAGCCCGCAGCTAGTGATATCTCTAGCGTCAAAGCGCGCGCCCTCAGCGTCCAAATCCTCGCATAAAAAGCACTTGCCGTGCGGATAGTGACCCAAAACTTCGCCCTCCATCAGCTTAAAAAATCTCTTTTGTGATTTTAAATTTTTTAAAATCGCGCCGTCAAGATACGGGTAAATTTGAGCTAGCTCGCCTAGGCCAAAATCCTGCGCAAACCTCGAAATCTCCACGCGTTTGCTAAGCCAGCGATTAAAAAGATCACTTTGATATGCCGAGATCAAAAAGTCGTTTAGCTTTACATTTTTGCTCTTTTTGCCGTTTATCGTCCCGTTTTTAAGAAGCTCAAGGCCAGTTTCGGCATTGTCGCCAAATTTACCAAAACGCTGATAGCCAAAGTAGTTTGCATAGCCCATTTTGTCAATACTAATAAATGCTTGCTCTAACTTTTTGGCATTACTTGGTAGCACCTTTTTTAAGCGGATGAAAAAGCTATTTCCCTTTAGATGTCCGATACGAAGCTTATTTTTATGCACATTTAGGCTTAAAATTTTCATCTTTTCGTGGCTAAAATTTGCCAGAGCCGCTTCAAATTTACGTGGCATAGAGACAAACTGCGTCGTCATACCCTGCTTGTCCTTTAGCCCCGCATAGCCAAAGTCGCGCATCTTAGCCCCTGTAACCTCGCTTAAGGCATGCAAAGCGTCGCTTGTCGTCATATCTTTTTTAGAAATTTCAACGATCAAGTGCTCGCCGTCACCGCTAAACTCGTAAAGTGGTATCTCGCGCACGACAAAATCATCTGAATTTTTAGAAAAATAGGCCTCTATGGGCGCATGAGTGAGTGCATAAAGTGGCTTAAAAGTGGTGGTTTCTTGCATTTTGTTTTAACCTTTTATTTGAAATTTTTGCAAAGACGTTAATCTTTGTCCGTGTTTTTGTGGCGATCCTTTTAATGGCATTTAATTTTTTAGGACTAAAAGTAAATAAAATTTCATACTCTTCGCCACTACTAAGCTCAAATTTACTTAGTTTTTTTGTAAATTTAGCACCCTTTTTGCTAGCCTTTAAAAGCTTAGCAAGATCTGCATTTAGCCCATCTGAGATATCCATAGCGGAGTTTATAAGATGAGCTGCTTTGTAGAAAAATTTATCTCTTAAAATAGGCTTTTTAAATCGTGAGTTTTTTGAGATTTTAGCTAGCCTTAGAAGCGAATTTAGCCCCTTTTTGCTACCTCCAAGCTCGCCAGTAAAAGCCACCAGATCTCCGTATTTTGCATTTTTCCTAAGCACAGCTTTGCCATTTAGCTCGCCAATTACACTAACGCTTATATTTAAAATTTTGCTACTTATCGTGTCGCCACCGATTATCCTTACGCCAAACTCCTCGCAAGCTCTATTTATGCCGCCACTTAGCTCTTTGATTTGCTGCGGCGTAAAATTCTTTGGCAAACTAAGTCCAAGAAGCGCAAATTTTGGCCTAGCATTCATCACGATCGTATCTGAAAAATTTACGATCATCGCCTTATAGCCGATCTCTTCAAGGCTTAGCCAGCCATGCTTAAAGTGTGAATTTTCAGCAAAAATATCCTTGCTAAAGACCTGCTTACCAAGTACAGCCGCATCATCGCCAATATAAGCGTTACCAAAGCATCCAATCGTAAAATTTTCTTTATCCATCGGGCCATTATAATGAAACTCCTTTTAATTTTAGGATAAAATAAGCCAAAAAAGGAGCCAAATGCAAAAAATAGAAATTTTTAGATTTAATGCAAAAAAGGATATTTTGTCGTATTTTAAACCATATTTTTTAGAAATTTTAGATTAC
The DNA window shown above is from Campylobacter concisus and carries:
- a CDS encoding thiamine-phosphate kinase → MDKENFTIGCFGNAYIGDDAAVLGKQVFSKDIFAENSHFKHGWLSLEEIGYKAMIVNFSDTIVMNARPKFALLGLSLPKNFTPQQIKELSGGINRACEEFGVRIIGGDTISSKILNISVSVIGELNGKAVLRKNAKYGDLVAFTGELGGSKKGLNSLLRLAKISKNSRFKKPILRDKFFYKAAHLINSAMDISDGLNADLAKLLKASKKGAKFTKKLSKFELSSGEEYEILFTFSPKKLNAIKRIATKTRTKINVFAKISNKRLKQNARNHHF
- the truD gene encoding tRNA pseudouridine(13) synthase TruD, producing the protein MQETTTFKPLYALTHAPIEAYFSKNSDDFVVREIPLYEFSGDGEHLIVEISKKDMTTSDALHALSEVTGAKMRDFGYAGLKDKQGMTTQFVSMPRKFEAALANFSHEKMKILSLNVHKNKLRIGHLKGNSFFIRLKKVLPSNAKKLEQAFISIDKMGYANYFGYQRFGKFGDNAETGLELLKNGTINGKKSKNVKLNDFLISAYQSDLFNRWLSKRVEISRFAQDFGLGELAQIYPYLDGAILKNLKSQKRFFKLMEGEVLGHYPHGKCFLCEDLDAEGARFDARDITSCGLIAGAKAYEAQGAARMVEDQIFAQANEYKAKMTGSRRFAWCYLEDASYKYNEEKAHFTINFTLQKGSYATVVLEEILHKNIFE
- a CDS encoding FlaG family protein yields the protein MEIFKAAANQVLDTSMSTSAQRQIDSRPIEHSDVKLSADKNNETKDINELDGLSNEELAKRTREVTDRLNYQMQQLDTNVRFAYNEKLNLMVVQVKDAKTGEEITQLPSKEAIRISEYFKESIGILFDKES
- the fliD gene encoding flagellar filament capping protein FliD — translated: MAVGNVTNLGIGTKNSGLNDDLIKKLKEADEAGQIKPLTKRLERNDLKQKDLAALKTLVSNVNVSGKTLGGEALYLKRTTNNAGKSVTASAANGVSVQNFSIDVQKLAQKDTFQSSNFKNASNLVGAASNGSFDVEIDGQKFSISVTRSTTYQDIVDKINDISRGKLQARILNVGGDKPNQIMLQSGNTGATQTIKFSNDTAGVLDKLGWDSTQFQDKDANGTLLTNPDGTPKMTSNFEKNRILKAQDAEFTYNGVNVKRSKNTFNDLRPGISITLNETGKTNVSVSQDTKEVIKAVEEFIKDYNLMTMNLGIATKYDEEKGAGTFQGVSEISSLRSNIGRLVNGQDSEGKALSKYGIVPDKDGQLQLDLNKLNAALSKDPEEIQKFFMGSSKIEPISYMGASTVSAGALDIKAGDLTINGKSVTFSTTATATAEENALKLQQAINDAGITGVTASLDNSGKRIVLKRSDGENIEVKGKNSALTALGMNEATVNSVTKKTDGLFTKLAKMLDGVVGKKGTMIAMQNQLKDENESITKNKESTQKLLDEKYTTMQERFIKYNAIIASLENQFSTLKSIIDAEINSRK
- a CDS encoding Type 1 glutamine amidotransferase-like domain-containing protein; this encodes MANIFLCSYFAEVASKINEVVNFQGKDIVFIDTAAKFEEVNFYVGEAAEILENFGAKLRHLDVSCAKDSAALVSSQDEPSCEDKILSTISQCDIIYVSGGNTFYLLNELRKSRVWQAIKNAIKAGKIYIGESAGAIAAAPDTKYATLMDENSAKMSDFAGLNLVDFCVVPHFGCEPFTEATREIMEKFGNLYDLRPIDNAEFIAL
- the fliS gene encoding flagellar export chaperone FliS; translation: MNQSAYSAYAQSSFGGIESPTKLIEMLYDGILKFIFRTKKAIEAGDIEKKVYYINRTNAIFVELLNSLDYSQGDVAHYLSGLYTRQMQLLAMANIQNDVAALNEVTNVVKQLSEAWREVTSGE